A region from the Gossypium hirsutum isolate 1008001.06 chromosome A08, Gossypium_hirsutum_v2.1, whole genome shotgun sequence genome encodes:
- the LOC121204664 gene encoding probable aspartic proteinase GIP1, whose amino-acid sequence MPFHSFFTFFFFIFFLYPFSIQSPAHAISFVSPIQKDNATLFFSFTVYLKTPLQPTRLHLDVGASFSWVACDAGYNSTTYQHIPCASLLCDSLGHNLPCSVCFNAPSPSCANDSCSLFPENSVTRKIALSPGLTDSLALPTSDGSTQGPPILLPGYIFSCSPRSLLEGLANNVTGLAAFGRSNYSLPAQVSNTFSVPRCFALCLPGSPSDPGVALIGSVGPYYFSPQKTDLSKSLVYTPLVLNPVGSTVVTYAGEPSDEYYINMTSINVNGKPIQINSSLLAVDENGSGGTKISTAVPYTVLESSIYNALTKAFVNESSALNLTVTDTVKPFGVCYSAADITVTRVGPGVPTVDFVMHSDNVFWRVFGSNSMVRITRDAGGDVWCLGFVDGGVNPRTSVVIGGHQMVDNLLQFDLDNSRLGFTSSVLLKGTTCSNFNFASTR is encoded by the coding sequence ATGCCCTTCCATTCCTTCTttaccttcttcttcttcatattTTTTCTGTATCCTTTCTCCATTCAATCACCAGCTCATGCCATTTCATTTGTATCACCAATCCAAAAAGACAATGCCACCCTCTTCTTCTCCTTCACTGTCTATCTCAAAACCCCACTCCAACCCACACGCCTCCACCTCGACGTCGGCGCCTCCTTCTCTTGGGTGGCCTGCGACGCTGGCTACAACTCCACCACTTACCAACACATTCCCTGTGCTTCCCTTCTTTGCGATTCCCTCGGCCACAATCTCCCTTGCTCCGTCTGTTTCAATGCTCCGAGCCCTTCCTGCGCCAATGACAGCTGCTCCCTTTTCCCTGAAAACTCGGTTACCCGAAAAATAGCCCTCTCACCCGGCTTAACCGACTCACTCGCGTTGCCCACCTCGGACGGGTCGACTCAAGGTCCGCCGATTCTCCTTCCGGGTTACATTTTCTCTTGCTCGCCGAGGTCGCTACTCGAGGGTCTAGCTAACAACGTGACAGGACTTGCCGCGTTCGGTAGGTCGAATTATTCACTCCCGGCGCAGGTTAGCAACACATTCTCTGTTCCTCGTTGTTTTGCGCTGTGTCTCCCTGGATCCCCGTCGGATCCTGGCGTTGCTCTAATCGGATCCGTCGGGCCTTACTATTTTTCACCTCAAAAAACCGACCTCTCCAAATCACTCGTTTACACTCCCCTAGTTTTAAACCCCGTCGGGAGCACCGTCGTGACCTACGCCGGCGAACCGTCCGATGAGTATTACATCAATATGACCTCCATCAACGTCAACGGCAAACCAATTCAGATCAACTCCTCGTTATTAGCTGTCGACGAGAACGGATCCGGGGGGACAAAAATAAGCACGGCCGTACCTTACACTGTTTTAGAAAGTTCTATTTACAACGCTTTAACCAAAGCGTTTGTGAACGAATCGTCTGCATTGAACCTCACGGTGACCGACACTGTGAAACCGTTCGGCGTGTGTTATTCCGCGGCTGATATCACCGTAACTCGGGTAGGACCGGGGGTCCCGACCGTCGATTTCGTGATGCATAGTGATAATGTGTTTTGGAGGGTGTTTGGTTCGAATTCAATGGTGAGGATCACGAGAGATGCTGGTGGAGATGTTTGGTGCTTGGGATTTGTTGATGGTGGGGTCAACCCGAGAACATCGGTGGTGATTGGCGGGCATCAGATGGTGGATAATTTGCTGCAGTTTGATCTCGACAACAGTAGATTAGGATTTACTTCCTCAGTTTTGCTGAAGGGTACCACGTGCTCTAATTTCAATTTCGCTTCAACAAGATAA
- the LOC107934405 gene encoding uncharacterized protein isoform X2 yields MGFNKVFQCLQDIFPQVDSRILKAVAIENSKDVDAAAEIVLSEIIPYLSKLTAVASSSLQNQSHRIEPNEEEEESNQLRRRKVSVGKGTSSSTEPLLETGEVVGDTCLTDSSSNVDSLEAQSAATTSKFHDNNNNKAADIETEELILLGNTEIQKSKSSFSWNAAEVDNSLLYANLETKELGSSSQDRTTDIEDGFPRTPQVAPFTSVDDTAPLLENGSSNDKLNFDGSVDLNEDLCRISSLNGTMVGEENAVSMLVPSYSQEQLPESFVGLKSQRGYIGEMSDVEDETFNPVVSRSSQTCRIDLLEEIIEDAKDNKKILFQAMQSIMDLMKEVELQEAAAEQAKEEAARGGMDILVKVEELKQMLPHAKEANDMHAGEVYGEKAILVTEVKELENRLLSLSDERDKSLAILDEMRQTLEARQSAAQELMKAAEQEKLEKEESARNALAEQEAIMVKVVEESKILRQEAEENSKLREFLMDRGQIIDSLQGEISVICEDIRLLKQKFDDRIPLSKSISSSQTSCILASSGSSLKSRSTDLGSSQWETAKTPEKRSPTPSVDGQSPKSRSLDERSKVDGKELSDDGWEIFDKDAEF; encoded by the exons ATGGGATTCAATAAGGTTTTTCAATGCTTGCAGGATATATTTCCGCAG GTCGATTCTCGTATTCTAAAAGCTGTTGCTATTGAGAACTCTAAGGACGTTGATGCAGCTGCTGAGATTGTTCTGTCTGAGATTATACCTTACCTATCTAAACTAACTGCGGTTGCTAGTTCTTCCTTGCAGAACCAGAGTCATCGAATTGAACCAAATGAAG AAGAGGAAGAAAGCAATCAGTTGAGGCGGCGAAAGGTATCAGTTGGAAAAGGAACAAGCTCTTCTACAGAACCGTTGTTGGAAACAGGTGAAGTTGTCGGAGACACTTGTCTTACTGATTCTTCCAGCAATGTGGATTCTCTTGAGGCACAAAGTGCAGCAACTACTTCAAAATTCCACGACAACAATAATAACAAGGCTGCTGATATCGAAACTGAGGAATTGATTTTGTTGGGGAATACTGAAATTCAGAaaagtaagtctagtttcagctGGAATGCTGCAGAGGTCGATAATTCTTTGCTATATGCAAATCTTGAAACTAAGGAGTTAGGTTCATCAAGTCAAGACCGAACCACAGACATTGAAGATGGGTTTCCGAGGACGCCACAGGTTGCCCCATTTACCTCGGTTGATGATACGGCCCCACTTTTGGAGAATGGCAGCAGTAAtgataagttaaattttgatggatccGTGGATTTGAATGAAGATTTATGCAGAATCAGTTCATTAAATGGAACCATGGTAGGTGAAGAAAATGCTGTGAGCATGCTGGTTCCGTCATACTCTCAAGAACAATTGCCAGAAAGTTTTGTAGGGCTTAAATCCCAGCGGGGTTACATTGGTGAAATGAGTGATGTTGAGGATGAGACCTTCAACCCTGTTGTTAGTAGATCAAGTCAAACATGTAGAATTGATCTACTCGAAGAGATCATTGAAGATGCTAAAGATAACAAG AAAATTTTGTTTCAGGCCATGCAATCAATTATGGacttgatgaaagaagttgaactTCAAGAGGCAGCTGCCGAACAAGCAAAAGAGGAAGCCGCAAGGGGGGGCATGGATATTCTCGTCAAGGTGGAGGAACTTAAACAGATGCTGCCACATGCAAAGGAAGCAAATGACATG CATGCTGGAGAAGTATATGGCGAGAAGGCAATCCTAGTCACTGAAGTAAAAGAGCTTGAAAATCGCTTGCTCAGCTTGTCAGACGAAAGAGACAAATCTCTTGCTATTCTTGATGAG ATGCGTCAAACCCTCGAAGCTCGACAATCTGCCGCACAGGAGTTGATGAAAGCAGCAGAGCAGGAAAAGCTGGAAAAAGAAGAATCTGCTCGTAACGCTCTTGCTGAACAAGAAGCCATTATGGTGAAAGTGGTCGAAGAGTCCAAGATTCTAAGGCAGGAGGCAGAAGAAAATTCCAAG TTACGTGAGTTTCTTATGGACCGTGGCCAGATTATTGACTCACTACA AGGAGAAATATCTGTTATTTGCGAGGATATAAGGTTGCTTAAACAGAAGTTCGATGACCGTATTCCATTAAGCAAATCAATATCCTCAAGCCAAACCAGCTGCATCCTGGCCTCATCCGGTTCATCTCTGAAAAGCAGATCAACAGATCTTGGTTCCAGCCAATGGGAAACCGCTAAAACACCGGAAAAAAGAAGCCCAACACCATCTGTTGACGGACAATCTCCAAAGAGCAGATCATTGGACGAAAGATCCAAAGTTGATGGAAAAGAACTATCAGATGATGGATGGGAAATTTTCGACAAAGATGCTGAATTCTGA
- the LOC107934406 gene encoding probable glutathione peroxidase 4 — translation MGASESVPQKSIHEFTVKDYKNQDVDLSMYNGKALLVVNVASKCGLTDSNYTQLTDLYNKYKDQGLEILAFPCNQFLSQEPGTSQDAQEFACTRYKAEYPIFQKVHVNGPKTEPVYKFLKTNKSGFLGNRIKWNFTKFLVDKDGHVLARYGPSTTPLAIEADIKKALGVDM, via the exons ATGGGTGCTTCTGAATCAGTTCCTCAAAAATCAATCCATGAATTTACAGTCAAG GATTACAAAAACCAAGATGTTGACCTTAGTATGTACAACGGAAAAGCTCTTCTTGTTGTTAATGTTGCCTCTAAAtg TGGACTCACTGATTCAAATTATACCCAGTTGACTGATCTTTACAACAAATACAAGGACCAAG GACTGGAGATTTTGGCATTCCCATGCAATCAGTTTTTGAGCCAAGAACCTGGTACCAGTCAAGATGCACAAGAATTTGCTTGTACAAGATACAAGGCTGAATACCCTATTTTCCAAAAG GTTCATGTCAATGGTCCAAAGACAGAGCCTGTCTACAAGTTCTTAAAGACAAACAAATCTGGGTTCTTGGGAAATAGGATAAAGTGGAACTTCACTAAGTTTTTAGTTGACAAGGATGGCCATGTCCTTGCTCGCTATGGCCCTAGCACTACGCCATTGGCTATTGAG GCTGACATCAAGAAAGCTTTGGGAGTGGACATGTGA
- the LOC107934405 gene encoding probable myosin-binding protein 4 isoform X1, giving the protein MGFNKVFQCLQDIFPQVDSRILKAVAIENSKDVDAAAEIVLSEIIPYLSKLTAVASSSLQNQSHRIEPNEDAAIEEEESNQLRRRKVSVGKGTSSSTEPLLETGEVVGDTCLTDSSSNVDSLEAQSAATTSKFHDNNNNKAADIETEELILLGNTEIQKSKSSFSWNAAEVDNSLLYANLETKELGSSSQDRTTDIEDGFPRTPQVAPFTSVDDTAPLLENGSSNDKLNFDGSVDLNEDLCRISSLNGTMVGEENAVSMLVPSYSQEQLPESFVGLKSQRGYIGEMSDVEDETFNPVVSRSSQTCRIDLLEEIIEDAKDNKKILFQAMQSIMDLMKEVELQEAAAEQAKEEAARGGMDILVKVEELKQMLPHAKEANDMHAGEVYGEKAILVTEVKELENRLLSLSDERDKSLAILDEMRQTLEARQSAAQELMKAAEQEKLEKEESARNALAEQEAIMVKVVEESKILRQEAEENSKLREFLMDRGQIIDSLQGEISVICEDIRLLKQKFDDRIPLSKSISSSQTSCILASSGSSLKSRSTDLGSSQWETAKTPEKRSPTPSVDGQSPKSRSLDERSKVDGKELSDDGWEIFDKDAEF; this is encoded by the exons ATGGGATTCAATAAGGTTTTTCAATGCTTGCAGGATATATTTCCGCAG GTCGATTCTCGTATTCTAAAAGCTGTTGCTATTGAGAACTCTAAGGACGTTGATGCAGCTGCTGAGATTGTTCTGTCTGAGATTATACCTTACCTATCTAAACTAACTGCGGTTGCTAGTTCTTCCTTGCAGAACCAGAGTCATCGAATTGAACCAAATGAAG ATGCGGCTATAGAAGAGGAAGAAAGCAATCAGTTGAGGCGGCGAAAGGTATCAGTTGGAAAAGGAACAAGCTCTTCTACAGAACCGTTGTTGGAAACAGGTGAAGTTGTCGGAGACACTTGTCTTACTGATTCTTCCAGCAATGTGGATTCTCTTGAGGCACAAAGTGCAGCAACTACTTCAAAATTCCACGACAACAATAATAACAAGGCTGCTGATATCGAAACTGAGGAATTGATTTTGTTGGGGAATACTGAAATTCAGAaaagtaagtctagtttcagctGGAATGCTGCAGAGGTCGATAATTCTTTGCTATATGCAAATCTTGAAACTAAGGAGTTAGGTTCATCAAGTCAAGACCGAACCACAGACATTGAAGATGGGTTTCCGAGGACGCCACAGGTTGCCCCATTTACCTCGGTTGATGATACGGCCCCACTTTTGGAGAATGGCAGCAGTAAtgataagttaaattttgatggatccGTGGATTTGAATGAAGATTTATGCAGAATCAGTTCATTAAATGGAACCATGGTAGGTGAAGAAAATGCTGTGAGCATGCTGGTTCCGTCATACTCTCAAGAACAATTGCCAGAAAGTTTTGTAGGGCTTAAATCCCAGCGGGGTTACATTGGTGAAATGAGTGATGTTGAGGATGAGACCTTCAACCCTGTTGTTAGTAGATCAAGTCAAACATGTAGAATTGATCTACTCGAAGAGATCATTGAAGATGCTAAAGATAACAAG AAAATTTTGTTTCAGGCCATGCAATCAATTATGGacttgatgaaagaagttgaactTCAAGAGGCAGCTGCCGAACAAGCAAAAGAGGAAGCCGCAAGGGGGGGCATGGATATTCTCGTCAAGGTGGAGGAACTTAAACAGATGCTGCCACATGCAAAGGAAGCAAATGACATG CATGCTGGAGAAGTATATGGCGAGAAGGCAATCCTAGTCACTGAAGTAAAAGAGCTTGAAAATCGCTTGCTCAGCTTGTCAGACGAAAGAGACAAATCTCTTGCTATTCTTGATGAG ATGCGTCAAACCCTCGAAGCTCGACAATCTGCCGCACAGGAGTTGATGAAAGCAGCAGAGCAGGAAAAGCTGGAAAAAGAAGAATCTGCTCGTAACGCTCTTGCTGAACAAGAAGCCATTATGGTGAAAGTGGTCGAAGAGTCCAAGATTCTAAGGCAGGAGGCAGAAGAAAATTCCAAG TTACGTGAGTTTCTTATGGACCGTGGCCAGATTATTGACTCACTACA AGGAGAAATATCTGTTATTTGCGAGGATATAAGGTTGCTTAAACAGAAGTTCGATGACCGTATTCCATTAAGCAAATCAATATCCTCAAGCCAAACCAGCTGCATCCTGGCCTCATCCGGTTCATCTCTGAAAAGCAGATCAACAGATCTTGGTTCCAGCCAATGGGAAACCGCTAAAACACCGGAAAAAAGAAGCCCAACACCATCTGTTGACGGACAATCTCCAAAGAGCAGATCATTGGACGAAAGATCCAAAGTTGATGGAAAAGAACTATCAGATGATGGATGGGAAATTTTCGACAAAGATGCTGAATTCTGA